In the genome of Alphaproteobacteria bacterium, one region contains:
- a CDS encoding MerR family transcriptional regulator, which yields MAREDSYAGAERSGRTIKSPSAFRTISEVAGEIDVPQHVLRFWETKFNQVKPLKRAGGRRYYRPEDVALLGRIRSLLYEEGYTIKGVQKLLRSGGVRALEGGGAAGDQAELAEDEADSGAAAGPEGRASAPAADEAMPAAAAPAARAAAALPDDVEAELRSLRRELGMLRDQLRGKRSG from the coding sequence ATGGCACGCGAGGACAGCTACGCCGGCGCCGAGCGCAGCGGACGGACCATCAAGTCGCCCAGCGCGTTCCGCACCATTTCCGAGGTCGCCGGCGAGATCGACGTGCCGCAGCACGTCCTGCGCTTCTGGGAGACCAAGTTCAACCAGGTCAAGCCGCTGAAGCGGGCGGGCGGGCGCCGTTACTACCGCCCCGAGGACGTGGCCCTGCTCGGCCGGATCCGCAGCCTGCTCTACGAGGAAGGCTACACCATCAAGGGCGTGCAGAAGCTGCTGCGCAGCGGCGGTGTGCGCGCGCTTGAGGGCGGCGGGGCCGCTGGCGACCAGGCGGAGCTGGCGGAGGACGAGGCCGACAGCGGGGCGGCGGCGGGTCCGGAAGGTCGCGCCAGCGCACCGGCGGCGGACGAAGCGATGCCGGCCGCGGCCGCGCCTGCGGCGCGCGCGGCCGCCGCGTTGCCCGACGACGTCGAGGCCGAATTGCGCAGCCTGCGGAGAGAACTCGGCATGTTGCGTGATCAGCTGCGCGGCAAGCGCTCGGGCTGA
- the mscL gene encoding large conductance mechanosensitive channel protein MscL: MLKEFKEFAMRGNVIDMAVGIIIGAAFGAIVTSLVNDIIMPPIGVLLGGVDFSNIFIQLGGEEHMPSVEAAAAAGIPTLNIGIFINTVINFLIIAFSIFIVIKQMNRFMKKKEEEKPAEPAKPAEDIVLLTEIRDLLKTK, translated from the coding sequence ATGCTGAAGGAATTCAAAGAATTTGCCATGCGTGGCAATGTCATCGACATGGCGGTCGGCATCATCATCGGTGCCGCATTTGGTGCGATCGTCACGTCGCTGGTGAACGACATCATCATGCCGCCCATCGGCGTGCTGCTCGGCGGCGTCGACTTCAGCAACATCTTCATCCAGCTCGGCGGCGAGGAGCACATGCCGTCGGTCGAGGCTGCCGCCGCTGCCGGCATCCCGACGCTGAACATCGGCATCTTCATCAACACGGTGATCAACTTCCTGATCATCGCCTTTTCGATCTTCATCGTGATCAAGCAGATGAATCGCTTCATGAAGAAGAAGGAAGAAGAGAAGCCTGCCGAGCCGGCAAAGCCCGCGGAAGACATCGTGCTGCTGACGGAAATCCGCGACCTGCTGAAGACGAAGTAG
- a CDS encoding Calx-beta domain-containing protein has translation MPARQQRGRRGRLRRRHLPSGTVSFAAGETSKTVTVQVAGDTTVESDETFAVTLSNASGGATIATASAAGIIRNDDVAATPSTFAIAAADGGHAEGDSGSSAYTFTVTRSTGIASAATVDYAVGGSQANVFSGTVAHQSANVSGYHQHYFYAASDTMSVAKGDTLFVYVRLDPDNPPTEIMLHWNDGSWGHRVYWGANELAIGVDGTEARRYMGPLPTAGEWARLEVPAGAIGLEGRTVNGMGFILNNGSATWDKAGVAHNGSDQVWFDDAVPAGAIQKTANDSWNWQAGDAADAADFVGGVLPSGTVSFAAGESSKTITVQVAGDAATENDEGFTVTLSNPSGGGSITAARAVGTIEDDDGAGSSGAGTESADILDASGGGAEIDLLADTGAGTPAFEPAQSPPMPTDLLAEPWPVVDDVAAFAA, from the coding sequence TTGCCGGCTCGGCAGCAGCGCGGCAGGCGCGGCCGACTTCGCCGGCGGCACCTGCCGTCGGGCACCGTCAGCTTCGCCGCCGGCGAGACGTCGAAGACGGTCACCGTGCAGGTCGCCGGCGACACCACGGTGGAGAGCGACGAGACCTTCGCCGTCACGCTGTCCAACGCCTCCGGCGGCGCCACCATCGCTACCGCAAGCGCCGCCGGCATCATCCGCAACGACGACGTCGCCGCCACGCCCTCGACTTTCGCCATCGCGGCCGCCGACGGCGGCCATGCCGAGGGCGATTCCGGCAGCAGCGCCTACACCTTCACCGTCACCCGCAGCACCGGCATCGCGAGCGCGGCGACGGTCGACTATGCCGTCGGCGGGAGCCAGGCCAATGTGTTCTCCGGCACGGTGGCGCACCAGTCGGCCAACGTGTCCGGCTATCACCAGCATTATTTCTATGCGGCAAGCGACACGATGAGCGTCGCCAAGGGCGACACGCTGTTCGTCTACGTCCGCCTCGATCCGGACAACCCGCCGACCGAGATCATGCTGCACTGGAACGACGGCAGCTGGGGGCACCGCGTCTATTGGGGCGCGAACGAACTCGCCATCGGCGTCGACGGCACCGAAGCGCGCAGATACATGGGGCCGCTGCCGACGGCGGGCGAATGGGCACGGCTGGAAGTACCGGCCGGCGCGATCGGGCTGGAAGGCCGCACCGTCAACGGCATGGGCTTCATCCTCAACAACGGCAGCGCCACCTGGGACAAGGCCGGCGTCGCGCACAACGGCAGCGACCAGGTGTGGTTCGACGACGCCGTGCCCGCCGGCGCGATCCAGAAGACGGCGAACGACAGCTGGAACTGGCAGGCCGGCGATGCGGCCGACGCGGCCGATTTCGTCGGCGGCGTGCTGCCGTCCGGCACCGTCAGCTTCGCCGCCGGCGAAAGCAGCAAGACCATCACCGTGCAAGTCGCCGGCGACGCCGCGACCGAGAACGACGAGGGTTTCACGGTCACCCTGTCGAACCCGTCCGGCGGCGGCTCCATCACCGCCGCGCGGGCGGTCGGTACGATCGAGGACGACGACGGCGCCGGCAGCAGCGGCGCCGGAACGGAGAGCGCGGACATTCTCGATGCGAGCGGCGGCGGAGCGGAGATCGACCTGCTGGCCGACACCGGTGCCGGCACCCCGGCGTTCGAGCCGGCGCAGAGCCCACCGATGCCGACGGACCTGCTGGCCGAGCCGTGGCCGGTGGTCGACGACGTGGCCGCCTTCGCGGCATGA
- a CDS encoding S8 family serine peptidase, whose product MSFARLTDTAWSIPDFAAHRGRTGSGLDSPFADADRGFAPTLPGLPSHADSAHGHGLATWDFLGEPATDSAPLPWVEALSADSPWPSATGTPFATSWSLPAEGHVPDGDAFTGFAPWPSIESGAAESIAAPLTIEQTVAGINLTTTGSAIEIFTVGEVTPVDAGVQPATNLSSGVINLDDFRADTRFVGIDGSGFASVILDTGIDLKHAFFGPDSDGNGIADRIVYQYDFGNGDSNASDVNGHGSNVASIVGSQDGTYTGVAPGVDIIALKVFQDSGAGYFSYIENALRWVVNNAVAYNIVSVNMSLGDSGNYQTPVQLYGIADEMAALANLGVVVVSASGNNFYGFNSVQGVSYPAADPNSLSIGAVYDGNTGGWSYGSGAVAYSSGSGYITPFSQRDDTLTTVFAPGAPITGAGPTGGLVTMHGTSQAAPHVTGVVALAQDLAMQELGRKLTVTEFESLIKSTGTTIVDGDNENDNVVNTGLSFPLVDVKALGEAIVAMAPPKVPTLSIAALDAEKAEGDSGATAFTFTVTRGGDTASAVTVDYAVAGSVAGVVSGTSAHESADAAGYHQHYFYGATDTMSVGTGDTLFVYVKIDPSSPPTEIMVHWNDGSWGHRAYWGANDLAIGTDGTASRQYMGPLPTAGEWVRLEVPASAVALEGRSVNGMGFILNDGSAQWDRAGVSHNGTDQVWFDDAVPAGATQAAVNDSWSWIEGGTAAASDFVGGAMPSGTVSFAAGETAKTVTVLVAGDTNHESDEGFKVTLSNPRPAARSPPRRPAP is encoded by the coding sequence GTGTCGTTCGCTAGACTGACAGACACCGCTTGGTCGATTCCGGACTTCGCAGCACACCGCGGACGGACGGGGTCCGGGCTGGATTCGCCATTCGCCGATGCGGACCGCGGCTTCGCCCCGACGCTACCGGGCCTGCCGTCGCACGCCGACAGCGCACATGGGCACGGCCTCGCCACCTGGGACTTCCTCGGCGAACCGGCGACGGACAGCGCGCCGCTGCCCTGGGTCGAGGCCTTGTCGGCGGATTCGCCGTGGCCGAGCGCGACCGGTACGCCGTTCGCCACCTCGTGGAGCCTGCCGGCCGAGGGTCATGTCCCCGACGGCGACGCATTCACCGGCTTCGCACCCTGGCCGTCGATCGAGTCCGGCGCGGCCGAAAGCATCGCAGCCCCGCTGACCATCGAGCAGACGGTCGCCGGTATCAACCTGACCACCACCGGCTCGGCGATCGAGATCTTCACCGTCGGCGAGGTGACGCCGGTGGATGCCGGCGTGCAGCCGGCCACCAACTTGTCCAGCGGCGTGATCAACCTGGACGATTTCCGGGCCGACACCCGATTCGTCGGCATCGACGGAAGCGGCTTCGCCAGCGTCATCCTCGACACCGGCATCGACCTCAAACACGCGTTCTTCGGACCCGACAGCGACGGCAACGGCATCGCCGACCGGATCGTCTACCAGTACGACTTCGGCAACGGCGACAGCAACGCGTCGGATGTCAACGGTCACGGCTCGAACGTGGCCAGCATCGTCGGGTCGCAGGACGGCACCTACACCGGCGTGGCGCCCGGCGTCGACATCATCGCGCTCAAGGTGTTCCAGGATTCCGGCGCGGGCTATTTCTCCTACATCGAGAACGCGCTGCGCTGGGTGGTGAACAACGCCGTCGCCTACAACATCGTCAGCGTGAACATGTCGCTGGGCGACAGCGGCAACTACCAGACGCCCGTCCAGCTGTACGGCATCGCCGACGAGATGGCCGCCCTGGCCAACCTCGGCGTCGTCGTGGTCTCGGCGTCCGGCAACAACTTCTACGGCTTCAACAGCGTCCAGGGCGTCTCCTACCCGGCCGCGGACCCGAACTCGCTGTCGATCGGCGCGGTCTACGACGGCAACACCGGCGGCTGGAGCTACGGCAGCGGCGCCGTCGCCTATTCCAGCGGCAGCGGCTACATCACGCCGTTCAGCCAGCGCGACGACACGCTGACCACCGTGTTCGCCCCAGGCGCACCGATCACCGGGGCCGGGCCGACCGGCGGTTTGGTGACGATGCACGGGACCAGCCAGGCGGCGCCGCACGTGACCGGCGTCGTGGCGCTGGCCCAGGATCTGGCGATGCAGGAGCTGGGCCGCAAGCTGACGGTCACCGAGTTCGAGAGCCTGATCAAGTCGACCGGCACCACCATCGTCGACGGCGACAACGAGAACGACAACGTCGTCAACACCGGTCTGTCGTTTCCGCTGGTCGACGTGAAGGCGCTGGGCGAGGCCATCGTCGCGATGGCGCCGCCGAAGGTGCCGACGCTGTCGATCGCGGCGCTGGACGCCGAGAAGGCCGAGGGCGACAGCGGCGCGACCGCGTTCACCTTCACCGTGACGCGCGGCGGCGACACGGCATCGGCCGTCACGGTCGACTACGCGGTTGCCGGCAGCGTCGCCGGCGTCGTCTCCGGCACCTCGGCGCACGAATCCGCCGATGCCGCCGGCTATCACCAGCACTACTTCTACGGCGCGACCGACACGATGAGCGTCGGCACCGGCGACACGCTGTTCGTCTACGTCAAGATCGACCCGAGCAGTCCGCCGACCGAGATCATGGTCCATTGGAACGACGGCAGCTGGGGCCACCGCGCCTATTGGGGCGCGAACGACCTCGCCATCGGCACCGACGGCACCGCGAGCCGGCAATACATGGGCCCGCTGCCGACCGCCGGCGAGTGGGTGCGGCTGGAGGTGCCGGCCAGCGCCGTCGCGCTGGAAGGCCGCAGCGTCAACGGCATGGGCTTCATCCTCAACGACGGCAGCGCGCAGTGGGACAGGGCCGGCGTCAGCCACAACGGCACCGACCAGGTCTGGTTCGACGATGCGGTGCCCGCCGGCGCGACCCAGGCCGCGGTCAACGACAGCTGGAGTTGGATCGAGGGCGGCACCGCCGCGGCGTCCGATTTCGTCGGCGGCGCCATGCCCTCCGGCACGGTCAGCTTCGCCGCCGGCGAGACGGCGAAGACCGTCACCGTGCTGGTCGCCGGCGACACCAACCACGAGAGCGACGAGGGCTTCAAGGTCACACTGTCGAACCCTCGGCCAGCGGCAAGATCACCACCGCGTCGGCCAGCGCCGTGA